The following coding sequences are from one Schizosaccharomyces osmophilus chromosome 1, complete sequence window:
- the gcv1 gene encoding glycine decarboxylase T subunit, whose product MVTSIKSRVLPSVIKRASSSSTALKHTPLYDLHVNAGATIVPFAGFSMPLQYKDQTISTSHRWTREHSGLFDVSHMVQWFIRGENASAYLESITPSSLKELAPFHSTLSAFTNEQGGIIDDTIIAKHDDNTYYIVTNAACSEKDEANLKKHLENWNGVELERVQDRALIAIQGPETATVIQSLASSYDFSALKFGQSAYVDIKGIQCLVSRGGYTGEDGFEISVPADASLDLAQSILANKNVRPIGLGARDTLRLEAGMCLYGSDIDDTTSPVEGSLSWIIGKRRREEKNFVGSSRILKEIKEGASRRRVGFMIENAPARHGSIVEIDGVQVGNITSGCPSPTLGKNIGMGYITTGFHKTGTSVHVKVRNKLQPATVVRMPFVPSKYHR is encoded by the coding sequence ATGGTTACTTCTATAAAATCCCGTGTTCTTCCCTCTGTTATCAAAAGAGCCagctcttcttcaactgCTTTAAAGCATACTCCTTTGTACGATCTTCATGTCAATGCAGGTGCTACCATCGTACCGTTCGCTGGATTCAGCATGCCTTTACAATATAAGGACCAAACAATCAGCACAAGCCACAGATGGACCCGTGAGCATTCTGGCTTGTTTGATGTAAGCCATATGGTTCAGTGGTTTATTCGTGGTGAGAATGCCTCTGCGTATCTAGAAAGTATTACACCATCATCTTTAAAAGAACTTGCTCCATTCCATTCTACTTTGAGCGCTTTTACCAACGAACAAGGCGGCATCATTGATGATACAATTATCGCTAAGCATGATGACAATACATACTATATTGTCACTAACGCTGCATGCAGCGAAAAAGATGAAGctaatttaaaaaagcatCTTGAGAACTGGAACGGTGTCGAACTTGAACGTGTACAAGATCGTGCACTAATTGCGATCCAAGGCCCCGAAACCGCAACTGTTATTCAAAGCCTTGCATCCTCTTATGATTTTTCAGCGCTTAAATTTGGCCAATCCGCTTATGTTGATATCAAGGGTATCCAGTGTCTGGTCTCTCGTGGTGGTTATACTGGTGAAGATGGATTTGAAATTTCTGTCCCCGCCGATGCCTCTCTAGATTTAGCTCAAAGCATTTTAGCTAACAAAAATGTACGCCCGATTGGTCTAGGAGCTCGCGATACTTTGCGCCTGGAAGCAGGTATGTGCTTATACGGCAGCGACATTGATGACACTACATCTCCTGTTGAGGGCTCCTTATCTTGGATTATTGGAAAACGTAGaagggaagaaaaaaactttgtCGGCAGCAGCCGTAtcttaaaagaaatcaaagaagGTGCTTCTCGCCGCCGTGTGGGTTTCATGATCGAAAATGCTCCTGCCCGCCATGGTAGCATCGTTGAAATTGACGGTGTTCAAGTTGGCAACATTACCTCTGGATGTCCTTCCCCTACCCTTGGCAAAAACATTGGTATGGGTTACATTACTACTGGGTTCCATAAGACTGGTACCTCGGTACATGTAAAGGTTCGTAATAAGCTTCAACCCGCTACGGTAGTTCGTATGCCTTTCGTTCCCTCCAAATATCACAGGTAG
- the psd3 gene encoding phosphatidylserine decarboxylase Psd3: protein MAFTKKERSYNSLQKGIRNGSIILKIEVEGVTDIDENALPDTTSDNESCLYIKLKYKKYRAVIENVHTNKIVNDNSLMTLSMPLPVDYQDLEFHLCFSCKQKRRKYTLGESLIRLDHLLKMVSQESQQCPIYPPLKSSSSKSNESLQVKPLGTFRLKYSVHDPRNPKADSASLAKTWVEDVEKQFSSENVDNQANGISNSLKGIELDNIESDLEDSSFLAEAESNLPESDSFYPVDDPGIEETYEIKPKVKKQLKQPFSITKNQVTDLLGFAFVEIDSISNLPPLKNVFHTGFDMDPFVIMSFSKNTFRTKRVRHNLNPVYKQKFLFEVGTLEKNYDIIFKVIDHDKISLNDSVGVCSADIQSIINAAAQPDPITGLYKLDDGQKAYEESEIPKKADTQPIEILIDDFSSAVENNLETDVVTKSIPLKLFCKDLRPESEQAALTFRAIFFPFAAVRQKFWRVMLSQYGEVENGQVSKLGMYAVLDSLGSNIPAAIIDSLFEDILSKNVNKDEEAISLDEAVICLEKLTYLICNRESNPPLHQSGSSRFDSSGQSTPIQSSEISEDSDAVDTNGNRLVLVCLHKCPLCMKCELDKMDQYRATVHLATCASHDWKRVNRLMMSNYLTLNQAQRKWFTKVFTKVAYGSHKLGSTSAKTLVRNRKTGQIVEEKMNAYVRVGIRLLYRGIRNRRMEGTRVRKLLRSLTLRQGIKYDSPLSTKDIVPFIKFFDLNTDEVEKPINEYNTFNEFFYRRLKPGVRPLASPDNSGILVSAADSRLVVYDKINIATTYWIKGSEFSIARLLGPEYEKEASQYADGSICIFRLAPQDYHRFHSPLDGKVGKLSVIDGQYYTVNPMAVRSSLDVFGENARTVMPIESPQFGRVMYVCIGAMMVGSIQHTTDEGQEVKRGDELGYFKYGGSTIVVFFKGNQVLYDDDILQSSKETTETLIRMGENIGRASGEPLDKKED from the exons ATGGCTTTTACGAAGAAGGAGAGAAGCTATAACTCGcttcaaaaaggaattaGAAACGGATCAATAATTCTTAAAATAGAGGTAGAAGGT GTTACGGACATAGATGAAAATGCGCTTCCAGATACTACATCTGACAACGAGTCTTGCTTA TACATAAAActaaaatataaaaaataccGAGCCGTAATCGAAAATGTTCATACGAATAAAATTGTCAATGATAATTCTCTAATGACTCTAAGTATGCCCCTTCCCGTGGACTATCAGGACCTAGAATTCCATTTGTGTTTCAgttgcaaacaaaaacgaaGAAAGTACACCCTCGGAGAATCACTTATAAGATTGGATCATCTACTAAAGATGGTTTCACAAGAG AGTCAGCAATGCCCTATATATCCCCCTCTGAAGAGCAGTTCTTCGAAATCTAATGAGAGCTTGCAGGTGAAACCATTAGGAACATTTCGATTAAAATATAGCGTTCATGACCCTAGGAATCCTAAAGCAGATTCTGCTAGTCTAGCTAAAACTTGGGTTGAAGAtgtagaaaagcaattctcTTCCGAAAATGTGGATAATCAGGCCAATGGCATTTCGAATTCattaaaaggaattgaGTTGGATAACATTGAATCtgatttggaagattcTAGTTTTTTGGCCGAGGCTGAATCCAATTTACCAGAAAGCGATTCCTTTTACCCCGTGGATGATCCGGGTATCGAGGAGACGTATGAAATCAAACCCAAAGTAAAGAAGCAGTTGAAACAGCCTTTTAGCATTACCAAAAATCAAGTTACCGACCTATTGGGGTTTGCCTTTGTGGAAATTGATTCTATTTCTAATTTACCACCGTTGAAAAATG TCTTTCACACCGGATTTGACATGGATCCATTTGTGATTATGTCGTTTTCGAAAAACACTTTCCGTACAAAAAGGGTTAGGCATAACTTGAATCCCgtttataaacaaaagttcTTATTCGAAGTGGGTACCTTGGAGAAAAATTAtgatattatttttaaagtCATTGATCATGACAAAATATCCTTGAATGATTCAGTGGGAGTCTGCTCTGCTGATATACAGAGCATTATTAACGCGGCTGCACAGCCTGATCCTATCACTGGGCTTTATAAACTTGATGATGGACAAAAAGCTTACGAAGAAAGCGAGATTCCCAAAAAAGCGGATACACAGCCTATTGAAATACTTATAGACGATTTCTCGTCTGCTGTCGAAAATAATTTGGAGACAGATGTGGTCACGAAAAGTATACCTCTTAAACTATTCTGTAAGGATCTTCGACCGGAATCTGAACAAGCGGCACTTACGTTCCGTGCTAtctttttcccttttgCTGCAGTTCGCCAGAAATTTTGGAGAGTCATGCTATCTCAATACGGCGAGGTTGAGAATGGTCAAGTATCAAAGTTAGGCATGTATGCTGTATTGGATTCTTTGGGATCAAACATACCCGCAGCCATCATTGATTCTTTGTTCGAGGATATTTTAAgcaaaaatgtaaataagGATGAGGAAGCAATTAGTCTCGATGAAGCAGTTATCTGTCTTGAGAAACTTACTTACCTCATCTGCAATCGAGAATCGAATCCTCCGTTGCATCAGTCAGGTTCCTCGCGGTTTGACAGCAGCGGTCAATCAACACCAATTCAAAGTTCTGAGATATCCGAAGACTCAGACGCAGTAGATACGAATGGCAACCGGTTAGTTTTGGTTTGCTTGCATAAGTGCCCTTTGTGTATGAAATGCGAGTTAGACAAGATGGACCAATATCGAGCTACTGTTCACCTTGCGACTTGTGCCAGTCATGACTGGAAACGTGTGAATAGGTTAATGATGTCCAATTATCTCACCTTAAACCAAGCTCAAAGAAAGTGGTTTACCAAg GTTTTTACCAAAGTAGCGTATGGATCGCATAAGCTAGGATCAACTTCAGCAAAAACTTTGGTGCGAAACCGTAAGACAGGGCAGATTGTAGAAGAGAAGATGAACGCATATGTTCGGGTTGGTATACGTTTGTTATATCGGGGTATACGAAACCGGCGAATGGAAGGAACAAGAG TTCGAAAGCTACTGCGATCACTGACGCTCAGACAGGGGATAAAGTATGATTCTCCATTATCAACAAAAGATATTGTACCctttattaaattttttgacTTGAATACTGATGAAGTGGAAAAACCGATCAATGAATATAATACTTTTAATGAGTTCTTTTATCGCCGATTAAAGCCTGGTGTAAGACCTCTAGCTTCACCAGATAATTCAGGCATTCTTGTCTCAGCAGCTGACAGTCGATTGGTTGTCTATGATAAAATTAATATTGCTACAACTTATTGGATCAAAGGGTCGGAATTTTCTATAGCTCGACTCCTTGGGCCAGAGTATGAAAAAGAGGCATCGCAATACGCGGACGGATCGATTTGTATATTTCGCTTGGCTCCTCAAGATTACCATAGATTTCATTCTCCGTTAGATGGGAAGGTTGGAAAACTTAGTGTCATTGACGGCCAGTACTATACTGTTAACCCCATGGCTGTCAGATCGTCCTTGGATGTTTTTGGTGAAAATGCCAGAACTGTAATGCCTATAGAATCTCCTCAATTTGGTCGTGTTATGTATGTTTGTATAGGCGCTATGATGGTTGGTAGCATACAACATACAACTGACGAGGGCCAAGAGGTGAAACGTGGGGACGAACTGGGTTATTTTAAATATGGTGGCAGTACGATCGTTGTGTTTTTTAAGGGAAATCAGGTTTTATATGATGACGATATTTTGCAAAGTTCGAAAGAAACGACCGAAACGTTGATCAGGATGGGAGAAAACATCGGAAGAGCCTCTGGAGAGCCAttagataaaaaagaagattga
- the dpm1 gene encoding dolichyl-phosphate beta-D-mannosyltransferase catalytic subunit Dpm1, which yields MSKYSVLLPTYNEKRNLPIITYLIARTFEQANLSWEIVVIDDASPDGTQEVAKELQSIYGEDKILLKPRAGKLGLGTAYIHGLKSATGDYVIIMDADFSHHPKYLPEFIKLQKEGNYDIVLGTRYAKDGGVYGWNLKRKLISRGANLLASTVLGTGVSDVTGSFRLYKKQVLETLMKEVTSKGYVFQMEMIARARQHNYSIGEVPIAFVDRLYGESKLGMDDIIGYLKGVLSLVFI from the exons ATGTCTAAATATAGTGTGTTATTACCTACTTATAAcgagaaaagaaacttgCCAATTATTACTTATTTAATTGCACGTACATTCGAGCAAGCAAACTTGTCTTGGGAAATCGTGGTGATTGATGATGCCTCTCCAGATGGCACTCAGGAAGTAGCTAAAGAGTTGCAAAGCATTTACGGCGAAGacaaaattcttttaaaaccCCGTGCTGGGAAGTTGGGTCTTGGTACCGCCTATATTCATGGATTGAAGTCTGCTACTGGTGACTATGTGATTATTATGGATGCTGACTTTTCTCACCATCCTAAGTACCTTCCtgaatttattaaattacaaaaggaaGGTAACTACGATATTGTTTTAGGAACTAGATATGCTAAGGATGGTGGTGTTTATGGATGGAATTTGAAGAGAAAGTTGATTTCTCGTGGTGCCAATCTTTTGGCTAGTACTGTTCTAGGAACTGGTGTTTCTGATGTTACTGGAAGTTTCCGACTATACAAGAAACAGGTTTTGGAAACCTTGATGAAAGAAGTAACTAGCAAAGGAtatgttttccaaatg GAAATGATTGCTCGTGCTCGTCAACACAACTATAGTATTGGTGAAGTCCCTATCGCATTCGTTGATAGATTGTACGGTGAAAGTAAACTTGGAATGGATGACATTATCGGTTATTTGAAGGGTGTGCTTTCCTtggttttcatttaa
- the rps1001 gene encoding 40S ribosomal protein S10, translating into MLIPKENRKAIHQTLFQQGVLVAKKDFNLPKHPEVGVPNLQVIKACQSLDSRGYLKTRYNWGYFYYTLNNEGVEYLREYLHLPAEVVPATHKRQARPAAPRATRPEPRERAAADAGYRRAEKKDDAAAPGGFAPSFRGGFGRPQ; encoded by the exons ATGCTTATCCCTAAGGAGAACCGCAAGGCTATTCATCAAACTCTTTTCCAACAAGGTGTCTTGGTTGCCAAGAAGG ACTTCAACCTTCCCAAGCACCCTGAAGTTGGTGTCCCCAATTTGCAGGTTATCAAGGCTTGCCAATCCTTAGACTCTCGTGGTTACCTTAAGACCCGTTACAACTGGGGTTACTTTTATTACACTTTGAACAACGAGGGTGTTGAATACTTGCGTGAGTACTTGCATCTTCCTGCTGAGGTTGTCCCTGCTACCCACAAGCGTCAAGCCCGCCCTGCTGCTCCCCGTGCTACCCGCCCTGAGCCTCGTGAACGTGCTGCTGCTGATGCTGGTTACCGCCGTGCTGAGAAGAAGGACGATGCTGCCGCTCCTGGTGGATTTGCTCCCTCTTTCCGGGGTGGATTCGGTCGTCCTCAATAA
- the sde2 gene encoding intron-specific pre-mRNA splicing-ubiquitin fusion protein Sde2, with translation MEKTVFFNGFPSKKVVQVHSNASSTLKEALVQAFGKQADRLLNSFYLTHESRIVCPSTSICSLEANVLNKDVNLWLCGRVLGGKGGFGSQLRAAGGRMSKKRNEQENQDSCRDLDGNRLGTVREAKELSEYLAKKPSESRAKKEEKKQKLKKLLSTEQNVPRFDDHEFLEDIDNSVSETRNAFQSSLAHRRGSSSAVSFSSSDQSSLNENEPSSSNKGKESLKEGKEGVQSHDSWLQRMEAAASEDDDEDEQFKALDGWDDEFV, from the coding sequence ATGGAAAAAACagtatttttcaatggatTTCCGTCCAAAAAGGTTGTTCAAGTCCATTCGAATGCTTCTTCGACCTTAAAAGAGGCATTGGTTCAGGCTTTTGGCAAACAAGCTGATCGTCTgctgaattctttttacttgaCACACGAAAGCCGAATTGTTTGTCCGTCTACATCAATATGTAGTTTGGAAGCCAATGTTTTGAACAAAGACGTAAATCTTTGGCTTTGCGGACGAGTTTTAGGAGGTAAAGGTGGATTTGGTAGCCAACTACGAGCTGCCGGTGGTCGGATGTCGAAAAAGCGAAATGAGCAAGAAAATCAAGATTCTTGTAGAGATTTAGATGGCAATCGTCTTGGAACCGTTCGTGAAGCGAAGGAATTGTCTGAATATTTAGCCAAGAAACCCTCGGAAAGTCGAGctaaaaaggaagagaaaaaacaaaagttaaaaaaacttctttCTACGGAGCAAAATGTCCCTCGGTTCGATGACCATGAATTCTTGGAAGACATAGACAATTCTGTATCTGAGACACGCAACGCTTTCCAATCTTCTTTGGCCCATCGTCGTGGCTCTTCCTCGGctgtttcattttcctcTTCAGATCAAAGTTCTTTGAATGAGAACGAGccatcttcttccaacaaaggaaaagagtCTTTGAAAGAAGGCAAAGAAGGCGTACAATCCCATGATTCATGGCTTCAACGCATGGAGGCAGCTGCTTCGGAAGACGACgatgaagatgaacaaTTCAAAGCGCTAGACGGTTGGGATGATGAATTTGTATAA